One Parasteatoda tepidariorum isolate YZ-2023 chromosome 1, CAS_Ptep_4.0, whole genome shotgun sequence genomic window, TGGTGGAACCCTTAATACAAGacaaaaaatctaacaattcACCAAAAACCGCCGTAAATACAGCTCATAAAACCGCCAAAAGGTGAAAGGATAAAATGACATAAATGAATATAGtgctaaaattgaaaagttaaaactaaGACAAAATCACAGATGTATACACTTGCCAATAGGGCATTGAAAGGATCCAGCCAATCAAGCCAGCTTGAATCCTGCTGGTGGAACCAAAATAGTGAGGGTGAAGTAGTAACAGGTAGTTAAAATGAAGAACAACAAGTAAAGCAGagtaaattcaattaaagtacaaaaaaacaGAGGACAAAATACCAATAGATACTAAAAGGTAAGAGTTAAAAGGGGTGTATAACAATCTAAAAACCATGTATAAAATACAATCGCAATGTAAAATaccaaatgtattaaaatccaAAGGTTGTAAACAAACCTAAAGCATGTATAAAATGCAAAGTCAAgttaaaagtcaaattaaaacactaaaatgGCAATGTGgtccaaaaaaaagttttggcaAGGTGGTTAGATTAAGCaggttaaaattttagttattgtcaattttgtttattaattccaTTTGTTCCTCAAGAGTAGTTTTAATGATAATCTTGATAATTTCTCTACAAACCTTGTCTGCAAAAATTTGTTGGTCtgttttttggaagaaataattttttcggaGTGTTCGGTACCGAtcacaataatataaaagatgCTCTATGGTTTGTCTTTGGTTACAGTTAGAGCAAGtatctgatttattaaaaaatttgttttggtgTACTCCGAACACTCCGTGCCCCGTTAGAAATtggttaaaatagaaattagttTGCAACCTTGTAGTTGACGGGgtcttaatgaatttaaatgtatgCCTGCCTTTCTCAGAATTTTCCCAATTGGTTTTCCACCTTGccattaaatattgtttgatttcGGTTTTAGCTTGTTTGGGGGTCTTCAGAACCTGGAGATCCACACTGTCAGAACCAATGGCTTCCTTTGCTGCCCTGTCTGCCTCCTCATTGCCCTGGATCCCCACATGTGCTTTTACCCAGTTCAAAATAGTGTtcttattccaaatttttttgatctCTTCTATGAGTTTGGAACTGGGTTCTGGGTCAGCCAGGGCCTGGAGGGATGATAGTGAGTCTGAAAAAATCGTTGCATGTGTAATATCATGTTGACGTAGCCATATCAGGGCAGACTTGATTGCCAAAAGCTCTGCAATAAATATGTTGGTGTTATCAGTGACTCTGGTGGAGGCTTTGAAAATCGTGATACCGTTGTTCTTAACTATCATTGCGTGTGAAGTCCTGAATTTATTCGGATAATCTGCCTCCATCCGAGAGCCATCAGTGTAGATCTCCACTCCCTGATCTTTAGGGCTGCTATATCCCCAGGGCAAAGCAATGTAATCTGAAGGATGCCCTAGGGCTGGTTTCTCGAAATCTATGTTATGATCAAGATCAATTGGTAGAGTATAATTTATGTCCTCGAGTCTCCAGCCCCACTTCACCCTTTTGCAAAAGATGTCCTCCACGATTTTCAAACCAATTGGCATAACACCCGCCAGTATCTGGATTGCCTCTGTGCTCGTTGTAGCATAGGCCTTCGTGATGGTTAAGAGTGGTATTCGCTGgatactgtttaatttttcgttaattCTCCTAGTATTTCTGTACCAGACACTGGCGGCGTAAAGTATAATTCTTTCACTTGCCTGGAGATATATGCGTTTCAACAATTGTGGTCTGAGACCCCATGTAACTCTG contains:
- the LOC122270346 gene encoding uncharacterized protein, which encodes MLTKRLTYHLEKRNLINDNQYGFRAGRGTDEALKKVVDIICEKKSENKHTIGVALDIENAFNRADWTILKNAINKLALPDNLAGCVFSFLKDRKAKFLGDNGDTLVESNLNIGVPQGSSLGPILWLILVNDIFNLVRNINFSQFIDFNHDDFNIIAFADDILLLVSGPIFYKFDKLATHILSHMSDWAENNKLNFSKEKTQLITFPKNKKKMGRLPCIKFRPDDTNNIKNVSTMRYLGVTLDPGLTWIPHLNDIRDRITGFNQGIRRVARVTWGLRPQLLKRIYLQASERIILYAASVWYRNTRRINEKLNSIQRIPLLTITKAYATTSTEAIQILAGVMPIGLKIVEDIFCKRVKWGWRLEDINYTLPIDLDHNIDFEKPALGHPSDYIALPWGYSSPKDQGVEIYTDGSRMEADYPNKFRTSHAMIVKNNGITIFKASTRVTDNTNIFIAELLAIKSALIWLRQHDITHATIFSDSLSSLQALADPEPSSKLIEEIKKIWNKNTILNWVKAHVGIQGNEEADRAAKEAIGSDSVDLQVLKTPKQAKTEIKQYLMARWKTNWENSEKGRHTFKFIKTPSTTRLQTNFYFNQFLTGHGVFGVHQNKFFNKSDTCSNCNQRQTIEHLLYYCDRYRTLRKNYFFQKTDQQIFADKVCREIIKIIIKTTLEEQMELINKIDNN